The Lactuca sativa cultivar Salinas chromosome 2, Lsat_Salinas_v11, whole genome shotgun sequence genome includes a window with the following:
- the LOC128132331 gene encoding uncharacterized mitochondrial protein AtMg00810-like: MEQPPRFVDDRFPNHVCKLKKALYGLKQVPQAWFQQLNSFLVSLGFICSRDDTSLFVFKRDSHILYLLVYVDDIIVTGNHPSLIRKFISKLQSEFAVKDLGTLNYFLGLEVSSMDDGLFLSQSKYAHYILVKANLLDRKPVSTSLSTTYMLVSTGSSFSDPTTYRSLVGALQYLTITRPDLSFAVNQVSKFLHAPTIDHFQSIKQILRYVKSTLSYGLCFTHPRSSSLLGYSEADWARCIETRRSTYGYSIFLGGNLVSWSAKKQPNVSRSSCESEYRAMANTTAEIMWITHLLRERFALPPECPTLLCDNMSALFVSQNPISHKRAKHIDIDYHFVHELVASGKLYTQFVPTDLQLADIFTKSLPRPLFEQFRAKLRVGPPPLRLKRVLEIKLKNR, from the coding sequence ATGGAGCAACCACCCAGATTTGTTGATGATCGTTTTCCCAATCATGTGTGTAAATTAAAGAAGGCGCTCTATGGGCTCAAACAAGTTCCACAAGCATGGTTTCAACAATTAAACTCATTTCTTGTTAGCCTTGGTTTTATATGCAGCCGAGATGATACTTCTTTATTTGTATTCAAACGTGACTCTCATATCTTGTACCTACTTGtctacgttgatgacatcattgTTACCGGTAATCATCCATCTCTTATTCGCAAGTTTATTTCCAAACTTCAATCGGAATTTGCTGTTAAGGATCTTGGAACATTGAACTATTTTTTGGGTCTCGAGGTCTCATCTATGGATGATGGGTTGTTTCTATCTCAGTCCAAATATGCACATTATATTCTAGTTAAAGCTAATCTTCTTGACCGCAAACCAGTATCCACTTCGTTATCCACCACATATATGCTTGTTTCCACTGGATCGTCGTTTTCTGATCCAACCACATATCGCTCTTTAGTAGGTGCATTGCAATATTTAACAATTACGCGTCCTGACTTGTCATTTGCTGTTAATCAAGTTAGCAAATTTCTTCATGCTCCTACTATCGATCATTTTCAATCTATAAAGCAGATTCTCCGATATGTTAAGAGTACTCTCTCTTATGGGCTCTGTTTCACTCATCCtcgttcttcttctcttcttggtTATTCTGAAGCGGATTGGGCACGTTGTATCGAAACACGAAGATCTACCTATGGTTATTCTATTTTTCTCGGAGGAAACTTGGTGTCTTGGAGTGCTAAAAAGCAACCTAATGTCTCCCGATCGAGTTGTGAATCGGAGTACCGAGCTATGGCTAACACAACAGCTGAAATAATGTGGATAACTCATCTCTTACGTGAACGTTTTGCTCTGCCTCCGGAATGTCCCACCTTACTATGTGACAACATGAGTGCTTTGTTCGTCAGTCAAAACCCAATATCTCATAAACGTGCCAAACACATTGATATTGACTATCACTTTGTTCATGAGCTCGTTGCTTCCGGGAAGTTGTACACTCAGTTTGTGCCCACAGATCTACAGCTTGCAGACATTTTCACCAAAAGTCTTCCTCGTCCCTTATTTGAGCAATTTCGTGCCAAGCTACGTGTTGGTCCACCACCTCTGCGCTTGAAGAGGGTATTAGAGATAAAACTTAAGAATAGATAA